One window of the Deltaproteobacteria bacterium genome contains the following:
- a CDS encoding PilZ domain-containing protein: protein MEEKKTSQNIPTDIARFRKTSDEDFLPPWLFQHEDLINAIESGNHLEKDKLINTLNYIHFMGGYVHVLLRHPKYEEEILVKAKPEVCVNDELTCSWDKIHTSFSLENFQFHYLIVIVREKQSIILIPATLLSISKTELKILIPEKSYLLSRRRTGRFTCRDVTAELTQSGFLARGKLVDFGPLSFRINVNTEVPSSFHLFNKDVVSTVRFTSNDKVLFSGNCFCLRQQHDNYGWEIVLVPLSECIDRFKARKIRLPRRQILPPPIATFEHPFFKRNVQREIFNISITGFSVYDDADNEVLVPGMVIHGLSIVYAGELKMSCTAQIIYRRKQDDNKICCGVAILDMDIHSYSRLNRILSLNADPHSCISTEVDMDALWEFFFDTGFIYPKKYKLFQYHREEFKNTYRKLYQENPEIAAHLTYEQNGRIYGHMSMIRAYERAWMIHHHAARPIAKKRPGFIVLKQLVQFLYGMYHLPSAKMDYILCYFRPENSFPDHVFGGFAREMNNPQIGSLDLFSYVTFPVGMPQNQLPTGWSLHESTSSELWELEQFYKHYSGGLMFNVLNLARKDITDESLENVAQRLGFIRKWKVYSLSNRGCLKAVLIVNQSDVGVNLSELLNSIKVIVIDTECLPWKVLSLAIAYLTGVYQLDSIPVLIYPSIYSDIMNVPCEKRYQLWILNALHHPNEFVEYMQQRFKLNYE from the coding sequence ATGGAAGAAAAAAAAACTTCGCAGAATATTCCTACTGATATCGCGAGATTTAGAAAAACATCTGATGAAGACTTCCTTCCCCCATGGCTTTTCCAGCATGAAGACCTCATAAATGCAATCGAATCAGGCAACCATCTTGAAAAAGATAAGCTGATAAATACACTAAACTATATTCATTTTATGGGTGGTTACGTTCATGTCTTATTACGTCATCCCAAATATGAAGAAGAAATTCTTGTAAAGGCCAAGCCCGAGGTTTGCGTCAACGATGAATTAACCTGTTCCTGGGATAAAATTCACACAAGTTTCAGCCTTGAAAATTTCCAATTCCATTACCTGATAGTAATAGTAAGAGAAAAACAATCTATAATACTCATACCTGCAACACTGCTTAGTATAAGCAAAACAGAATTAAAAATACTGATACCGGAAAAGAGCTATCTTCTCAGCAGGCGCCGGACCGGTCGCTTCACTTGCCGGGATGTAACTGCAGAATTGACGCAAAGTGGATTCCTTGCCAGAGGTAAACTGGTGGATTTCGGTCCACTCTCCTTCCGCATAAATGTGAACACAGAGGTACCCTCTTCATTTCATTTGTTTAATAAAGATGTTGTATCTACGGTCCGATTTACCAGCAATGACAAAGTCCTTTTTTCCGGAAACTGTTTCTGTCTTCGGCAACAGCATGATAATTATGGTTGGGAAATTGTGCTTGTTCCTCTGAGTGAATGCATCGATCGTTTCAAGGCAAGAAAAATACGCCTTCCTCGCCGTCAGATCTTACCACCGCCAATAGCTACGTTTGAACATCCTTTCTTCAAAAGGAATGTACAACGTGAAATTTTCAATATCTCTATTACCGGATTTTCTGTATACGACGACGCGGATAATGAAGTACTTGTACCAGGAATGGTCATACACGGGCTATCAATAGTATATGCCGGAGAACTGAAAATGAGCTGTACAGCTCAGATAATTTACCGCCGGAAGCAGGATGATAATAAAATTTGCTGCGGCGTTGCCATTCTGGATATGGACATCCATAGTTATAGCCGTTTAAATCGCATCCTCAGTTTAAACGCAGACCCCCATTCCTGCATATCCACTGAAGTGGACATGGACGCCCTCTGGGAGTTCTTTTTTGACACCGGTTTTATATACCCTAAAAAGTATAAGTTATTCCAATATCATCGAGAGGAATTTAAAAATACTTACAGGAAACTCTACCAGGAGAACCCCGAGATTGCTGCGCATTTAACCTATGAACAAAACGGGCGAATCTATGGTCATATGTCCATGATACGAGCCTATGAGCGTGCCTGGATGATTCACCATCACGCGGCGAGGCCAATTGCAAAAAAACGCCCTGGCTTCATTGTTCTAAAACAGCTGGTGCAGTTTTTGTACGGCATGTACCATCTGCCCTCTGCAAAAATGGACTATATCTTGTGCTATTTCCGTCCGGAGAATTCATTTCCTGACCATGTATTTGGCGGCTTTGCAAGGGAAATGAATAATCCGCAGATTGGTTCACTTGATCTTTTTTCTTATGTGACATTTCCTGTCGGAATGCCTCAGAATCAGCTACCGACAGGGTGGTCATTACATGAAAGTACATCTTCCGAATTATGGGAGTTAGAACAATTTTACAAACATTACTCCGGTGGTTTGATGTTTAACGTACTAAATTTAGCACGAAAAGACATCACCGATGAATCTCTGGAAAATGTTGCCCAACGGCTCGGTTTTATAAGAAAGTGGAAGGTCTACTCTCTCTCTAATAGGGGTTGTTTGAAAGCAGTTTTGATTGTCAATCAGTCTGATGTGGGAGTAAATTTGTCTGAGCTTTTGAACAGTATCAAAGTCATTGTAATCGATACGGAATGTCTTCCATGGAAAGTACTTTCCCTTGCCATTGCATACCTGACAGGAGTTTATCAACTTGACAGCATTCCCGTTCTAATTTATCCATCTATTTATTCCGATATTATGAACGTTCCCTGCGAAAAGAGATA